The Gossypium hirsutum isolate 1008001.06 chromosome D02, Gossypium_hirsutum_v2.1, whole genome shotgun sequence region TTCTTTGCTGTCACCATTTCCGAGTTGGCTCATCCACGAGTCAACCACCTGTCGCTTGGAGCGAGTCCTGGATCGCTTGAAACGAGTGCGGGTCTTGACCTTGTCGATGTCTGCTGCTGCAGCTGGTTTGGTGTCCTTGAAGACATGGCGGATGTCGTATGTCTTGAGAGGGGAAATCGGTTGCTCTTCTTCAACTGATTCCAAAGATGATGAAGTTTGGGTTATGGGGGAGCCTTTTAGCACAGCATCAACGGCTGCTTGGCACTCACCCCAGTTCCCGGACCAAAGCATCCCAATTGACCCATAAACTGGATTTACCACACGCCCACAGGCCTCGTATAAAAGTGACCTAAAAATAGCTACAAACAAAAtgcatataaaaaaaagttaaaagcaattaatgAAATCTTGTTTTTGGTTGGGTGGGGTTAATGAAGTACGTACCAGGGCGAAGGTTTTCGGGGCCGGCTTCAATTAGGTTGAGGAGACCAGCTCGGCCATAGAATTTGGCAAGGAAGAGAGTAGCATTGGCTTGAGAATCAGAGGACTTGATCCATTGAAGACAAGGTCTAATGGTGCAGTTTTCGGTGCAGCCCTTACGCAGGACCCTGCAGCCATTACAGCTCATCCTCATCGTAATTATATTTCTGAAAGAGATCGAGGGAGAAGGAGGAGAAGGGGAAGGGAAAGATTAAGGTTAATATAAAGGTGGGCAGCGCAGTGGTTTCCAAAGGAGTAAAAGACCTGAAAACCGGGGGTGAGTGTGGAGTGTGTTCTTTAATTtcccttcttcttcttgtttagGTAAAGTTGGGGACTGCCCCTCTTTGGTAAATGAGATTGGTTTTGGCGCTTTCCTCCTTTTCCAAACAACCCTACATGCACGATTTTATTACATAATCTACCATCCATCTTGCTTATAACTCCTTaattaaatatcagtatgtactctttccaaattttatattaacttcatactcaatcatttattttatttctttttaaatttgcaaAGCTTTACTTCTTCATTTCTTATATTATATACCTTTATTACCCTTTAGAGCTTTTTTTCTTGATTATAGGATAGTGGAATTTTCTACAAATACATTATTATGTCTTCTAATTTATGCTGTAATTTGAGAAACAAAGGGGCCAAAAtgccaataatatatatatctataactCTACagcctttattttcttttttgtacaCATTGGACAATTCCTTAATATTTTAACCGGTAAATAAGTAATTTATGTCCAAATAAATGTTGAATTTGTTAGGAGTTTTATTAAGAATAAGGATTTATTGAATGACAAATAAAGGGATAAATACAAAAACAGAAAGAGGACAGCAGTTGAGAAGTGGAAGCCATGCAAGCAAGCAAAAGGGGAGAGAGAGGCAGAAAATCCGCAACAGATGCACGTGCCAAGTGCAAGCTCCCTTTATCTTAGAACTGCGTGCATCTCGCCACATCTCATTGCGAGCTCTACCTTGAAACCATCTTATATTATATACCTCCTGGTTTTCAGGAGTCCGTCCGTACAAATGACCTACCTGGGTCTTATTTTCACTTCAAATCACTCAGtaatttattcttttcttttacttctttCTAATGCTTCTACTATATATCAGACTGGGTATTTTctaaaatgcttttttttttttacaaatgttGAATAATATCTCTACGCAATCCTAAAATAATcggtattttttttctattttctatacattttttttcctttaaagaaaaaaggggggggggcGGGGGGGCGGAATCAGTTATGTCTAGTATTTTATGTAAGACTGTGGGCGCCTAAAGAGATACTGCCTGTGGTTTTAACAAATAGCCTGATTTCTATTTTGATTTTATCTCTAGTCTCCTTTGGTACCAACACAATATATACAATCACACCAACATAAAAATGTATACTCTTCATTCGTagatatagaaaaaaataatttttaattccgGTGTGAGTAAATgtttataacaataaaattaaaatacagcTAAACATAACCACATTGATGCAATATGAGTTTGACTAATGAGGTATAAAGAGTTGTTGCAAAAAATGTGCACATCCTGGAGTGGTTAAAAGGTATAATAAACATTCCACCTTTTCTATGAGATGGCATTTTTCCGTCGGACACAAGTACCCCACACTGTGCTTAAAAAGGAAACAGATGGGAATATGGGCATTAATTGAAAACGAGAATTGGGTTTTGATGATTAAGGCCTAATAGGAGCCCATGCACGTTCAATTGTACTTTGGGCCCTCCTTTCACCATCCGTGTAATTACCTTCCAAAATGGTACATCACCTTGTCCTTACATTACCTTCTTATTTGCATAACATActactataatttaattttgttttgttcatgatatttaaaattataaattcatcgAATTATAAAACTGTCAAATTCGTCCCTAATATTATGGTTGATTCTGTTTTAATCACTAATATTATTGTCCAACTATTCTTTTACTTCATGATCTTGAAAAGTTGAGCTTAGTTCCAGAACCATTAGAAGAAATGATGCTTGGTTCTTTGTTAATTTCTACCACCAtagttaatcaagtaccttttaGAAAAGGAAGTAACTGACATAACTCAAAAATTACTTTGCACCCCTCGTCGATGACTTAATGGGAGGTCTTCCTGTTCCTTTTCTTACTTTATTTGTAGGTGTCGATGACTTAAAtgcattattatattaattaaatgtcATTATTTGTGTTACTAATTTAATGGAGAGTGATCAGAACAGAAACAAAATGATAAGttcatgttttttaaaaaaaaaattagtgatcaaaacataaacacattaataattaggtgactatttattatatttatttcaaagtGTTGATGGTGGTTTGGATGGTGGATTAGAGTTTAGCTAGCTGGTTGGGCCGCCTAAAGGTAGTGAGGTTGGCAAACGTGTAAAACCATTAGCCCCACTCCAAACACTGTAAAGATTTGTAGCAAAACACATttgttgggttgggttgggttgggttgggttggggtATAGTTCCATTATTAATAATTTGTCGGTCCCATTTGAGGATACAAACCTGGCACCACAACTCAAATTTCATATGGCAAATCAAACCTAAGCATTCTGTCTTTTCTTATTAATAGGGAACATGGTTAGGTAATTGATATACCTACACTTATAATTCAGTTGATATATaagtttttttagaaaatattccTACATTCAAAATGGATAATATGGATTACACTTAATGAGGAATTATAGAGGAAAAGAAGAGAGGGCAAAATTGCATGCATTGGTGAGGTGAGTTGTCTTGGAGTGAATTTGATTCCAAATCCAAAACACTAGCAAACAAATCACCACGGCTAGGAAATGAAAAGCAGCTTTTTTTAACTGCCCATTTTCAAACATCAATTtccatgctttatttttattattttccttttttctctttgttaaaatgcttttatatattttttataacttgATAAAACAACACTAAATACAAAGATGCACTATAAAATGGAAGAATACCCaaatctaaaaagaaaataatttcttcagTCTGCACTCGATTATAGATTGTCTTTTACCCACTTTATCCTCAACAAGACAAATTTCAAACTGCAAGAAGCAATACAAATTTGCATATGTTTCCAAACCATACTAGtatccaaccgctacactccatcTAACATTCAAAACTTTCACAAATTTTTCTGTACTCTGATTTAGGACATCTTTGTTGCCATATATATTGCTCTTCTTCTAATACTTCATTTCCCCCTTTTTTATTAGTACTTAACTAAGTTAAAACACCTTTCTAGGCCTTGTATGTAAGTTATAACAGTGACATTCCAAATGGTGCAGAAAGAATTAAAAGACGCAAGAAAAAGCTGTGAACTTTTTAAAGATCCTCTCTGTTATATTGTTCCATGTCTTTCTgctttctttttttgatttcCCTTTTTCTATATTTGTGTGGAGTCAACCATTGGGTAGTGAATTTTAAAGTCTTATGGATCTGACGGCtacattgtttctttttttttttatggtaATTAGTAAAACTTTCAAGAAATTTCTAAGCTAGATTTAGTAAagctttcaaatcaaaatctatataaaactTCTTTCTTTCTGTTAAAAAGGTGAGAAGCACAAGTTGAACCAACAATATTCTGTATTTGCTATGTTTATGATGCATCTCCACAGTGacgaaaataaaatgggaaatcTTTGTATTGTTGGAGTGAGAGGACATGGATCTCTGATCTGCTCTTACATTTTTATTTACcactcttttctttcttcttcttcttctttagagAAATgctaagtaaattttttttccagAGAAACAGGATCCAAAAGGAAGTACATATAGAAAATCTAGACATTCAGTGTTTGATTGTAATAACTATAAAACTGAATTCTCTACTACTACTATATATACACTTGCCACTCCTGGATCCTCCTCCACTCAATCAAAAGAACTGAAACAGAAGTTCTAAAACTGCAAAATACCATCGTTTTTCCAccaaaaatcattcaaaacacTAGCACTGTAATGATGAGAAAAACGTGGGTATTTTGGATACCATTAATTAAGggggggaaaaaaaaagaagaagcgaAAAGGCTTTTGTAGCAGGCTACTAGTTGTGGAGAGGATCTGGGCAACTGGGAACTCTTCGTTTGCTATCTTCAAATCCTTTATCGCTTCCCTTGAAACTGAAAGATGTTCCATTGAAGTAGGTTTGAAACAACTCCTGCGTCGCTATCATCTTCCTCATTTCATTCCCTGGAAAAACCCTTATGGCTCCTGCTCGGCAATCACTGCAAATCCAAATCTGTAAGACGGAGATAATCAACATCACCACCATAGAAGAATTCAAAACTCTCCTGCTGCTGAAAAACCACATTCCCATACAAAAATCCACATAAACATGTATGCCTCCTCCTCTCCTCTTTCTTAATTTCCTTGAAAATCTATTGGGAGAGAAGTTGAAGAAAACCCACTCTTTTCGAAATCTAACAACAACCAAAAACTGTTTCTGTAAAGAAAGTTGAGGTTGGTTTTTTTAGGGCAGCTGTGTGTCTCTGTTTTCTCTGGGGAGAAGTATAAGATATGAATGGAAAGGGGCTAATTTAGGTAAGAGAAGAGAGACAGGGGGAGATAGATAGATAGAAGGATGGATGGAGCCATGGATGGTTCATGCAAGTCGCAGTGGCCCACGTGATGAGAGAATACAATAGCAATCTATAGTCTCTCTACAATCACCACACTATTCACTCACTGTCGTACCTAGCTATCGGGGGGATTAAACTTGAGAGGATTATTATATACTGATACCGTTTCAGCATTGTAGCCAGATTAGCACAATTATATTTCTGATCTGTTCGTTTGACTTCGGTCGTTCAtcctaattaaattatttaacctTGTAGCTAGGgcccaaaataaccaaaaataataatactaagtGGCATGAGTTGATTCTGTTAAAAAAATCTGCATGTCGGTGACTAAGTTTGAGGTATCTTTTCTTTCATTAGTAGAAAGTAGAAACCTAACCTACATTAGATTGTCGGATACTCATTATTgggtaaaaaagtaattaaaataatagtgAGTTTTAGTTGAAATGTTATGCTTACACCGTAAATCAGTCGAGCATATTTATACTATGTTTAATatgagtattatttttttataaaggttttagtatataagttattaataaattaatttaattggtaatATTTAGTTATTTCGGCGACgtaattttagaaaagaaaaaaaatgtttttttgcttattttgaaaatgttttattttttacaataaaTTTTACTGGTCttcttaattttaagtttaaatttatactaactatttattttatataaacaaACTTCTTTTTTATGTTATTACAACAATTACTAAACAAGGCATTAtcgttataaaaaataaaataaagtccgGTGTTTAAAGAATTTTATGTTTTACATTCAACTCTCATTATACACGTCAACATTCGCTTGACCTAGTGGTAAAAACATTATGTTGTAAGCATAAGAGTTTGGATTTGATCTCAAGTAACCATATTTCCCtcctcaattaaaaaaaaaactctcattATGTATACATTAACTTGAAATACTATGAGTAAAGGCGGTGCCAAGAAATTTAGATTAgttgaatcaatttttttaaaattaaaatgtttataaaagtCATATAAACTAATACATAATATTAATCATGAATAAACCATTGTTTTTGGTCAAATGGAAGACTATTACAAAACTATTAAAacaataactaaaaaaaatgtaatCAAATAAATATGAATAACATAAGCCTTTTTTTATAATTGCCCACACGCTTTTTGATatgttaaaattgttgaattttcttttcattgtctgttaaaaatatatttataaacatatgTAATCAAACAATTATCCATCCATtgattttcaattcaatccttcaaagatttttCACAACTTCATTGTAAAAAGTACTCTTTCCACACTTGTAGCAACTAGCCAAATCAACGCAAGCCAACATTTAGAACTGAAAAATAAATAGAACGTTGGTAATGACAATGTATcacaaagaaaaagagagagagaaaataaagaacacacagatttttacgtggaaactcttTGGGGGAAAAAACCActggcagaggagaagaaaattcactatgtcaaattcgaatgattacaagaggagtagactatgtctatttataggcttgtaaaaccatatcctaataggagtgtagtaagattgaaacaccttattctatagggactttacttttattttattttaccactgtattttatttaaataaagatttgggtcacttaattctaacaatctccaccttgacacgaattcttaatggacaagttcttcattgcgaactctcaacgaataagttctccacctcttccataaaacccctgaagggtttaacttcaacaatgaacaccaaccaagtttgccaaccaagtctaagcaatgctcaaacttggt contains the following coding sequences:
- the LOC107909577 gene encoding LOB domain-containing protein 42; translated protein: MRMSCNGCRVLRKGCTENCTIRPCLQWIKSSDSQANATLFLAKFYGRAGLLNLIEAGPENLRPAIFRSLLYEACGRVVNPVYGSIGMLWSGNWGECQAAVDAVLKGSPITQTSSSLESVEEEQPISPLKTYDIRHVFKDTKPAAAADIDKVKTRTRFKRSRTRSKRQVVDSWMSQLGNGDSKEDESTFSVETVEGSLVNHAKRGPILKFEDSSNVGLELTLALLPEATHLG